Proteins from a genomic interval of Macadamia integrifolia cultivar HAES 741 unplaced genomic scaffold, SCU_Mint_v3 scaffold69, whole genome shotgun sequence:
- the LOC122069699 gene encoding citrate synthase, glyoxysomal yields the protein MGSIEPSIAARGRLALLSAHLAPAEPAGFSSSLEPSCVSSQDLVPPPGNLKGTLTIIDERSGKKYQIPVSEEGTAKAADFKKITNGKYDKGLKLYDPGYLNTAPVRSTICYIDGDEGILRYRGYPIEELAENSSFLEVAYLLMYGNLPSQNQLADWEFAVSQHSAVPQGLLDIIQSMPHDAHPMGVLVSAMSALSVFHPDANPALRGQDLYKSKQVRDKQIARVLGKAPTIAAAAYLRLAGRPPVLPSSSLSYSENFLYMLDSLGNRSYKPNPRLARVIDILFILHAEHEMNCSTAAARHLASSGVDVYTALAGAVGALYGPLHGGANEAVLKMLSEIGTVEKIPEFIEGVKNRKRKMSGFGHRVYKNYDPRAKVIRKLAEEVFSIVGRDPLIEVAVALEKAALSDEYFVKRKLYPNVDFYSGLIYRALGFPTEFFPVLFAIPRMAGYLSHWRESLDDPDTKIMRPQQVYTGVWLRHYMPLKERLESADTDKLAQVSVSNATRRRLAGAGV from the exons ATGGGAAGTATTGAGCCATCGATTGCAGCTCGGGGAAGATTGGCTCTTCTGTCAGCTCATCTTGCTCCGGCTGAACCTGCTGGGTTCTCTTCCAGTTTGGAACCTTCCTGTGTTTCTTCTCAAGACCTCGTGCCTCCGCCGGGGAATCTCAAAGGTACTCTGACCATCATCGACGAGAGAAGCGGGAAGAAATACCAAATTCCGGTTTCTGAAGAAGGAACTGCGAAAGCTGCAGATTTTAAGAAG ATAACCAACGGAAAGTACGACAAAGGGCTTAAGCTTTATGATCCTGGCTATCTGAATACTGCTCCAGTCCGATCAACAATCTGTTATATTGATGGGGATGAAGGGATTCTCAGGTACAGAGGATATCCGATTGAAGAGTTGGCTGAGAACAGCTCGTTTCTGGAAGTGGCCTATTTGTTGA TGTATGGGAATTTGCCTAGTCAAAATCAATTAGCGGATTGGGAATTCGCAGTGTCTCAACATTCAGCTGTTCCTCAGGGTCTCctg GATATCATACAGTCAATGCCTCATGATGCACACCCAATGGGTGTGCTCGTCAGTGCGATGAGTGCTCTTTCTGTCTTCCATCCAGATGCCAATCCTGCTCTCAGA GGTCAAGATCTTTATAAGTCGAAACAAGTGAGAGATAAGCAAATAGCACGTGTACTTGGAAAG gcACCCACAATTGCAGCAGCAGCTTATTTGAGGCTGGCTGGAAGACCACCTGTTCTTCCTTCTAGTAGCCTTTCTTATTCAGAAAACTTCTTATATATGTTGGATTCCTT GGGAAACCGGTCTTACAAACCCAACCCTCGCCTAGCTCGAGTTATAGATATTCTCTTCATACTGCATGCAGAACATGAAATGAATTGCTCCACGGCTGCTGCCAGGCATCTGGCATCTAG TGGTGTGGATGTCTACACTGCTCTTGCTGGAGCTGTCGGGGCATTGTATGGTCCCCTTCATGGTGGAGCAAATGAG GCTGTTCTAAAGATGCTGAGCGAGATTGGAACAGTTGAGAAGATTCCTGAGTTCATTGAAGGTGTGAAAAACAG GAAGCGAAAGATGTCTGGTTTTGGGCACCGTGTATACAAAAACTATGATCCCCGTGCAAAGGTCATACGGAAGCTGGCAGAGGAAGTCTTTTCCATTGTTGGGCGCGATCCTCTTATCgag GTGGCTGTTGCATTGGAGAAGGCTGCTCTATCAGATGAATACTTTGTTAAGAGGAAGCTTTATCCAAATGTTGATTTCTATTCTGGTTTAATTTATAG GGCGTTGGGATTTCCAACGGAATTCTTCCCTGTTTTGTTTGCAATCCCTCGCATGGCTGGCTACTTGTCTCATTGGCGCGAGTCTCTGGATGATCCTGATACGAAGATCATGAGGCCACAACAG GTATACACTGGGGTATGGCTACGGCATTATATGCCACTCAAAGAGCGCTTGGAATCAGCTGATACTGATAAACTTGCTCAAGTGTCGGTTTCAAATGCAACAAGGAGGAGGCTGGCTGGAGCTGGGGTTTAG
- the LOC122069672 gene encoding putative nuclease HARBI1, whose translation MMACALAATMTIIAELATMGPHFEKYYEKEPLRNLYLKVRNFKDNVIVGQSCIDMLRMTDNCFHRFVHIFRGTGRLNDTKHCNVEEQIAMFLHILGHNERNRAIVHTYERSGETVSRYFQLVLDELLDMQDLFIRPAKNETPIYITSNNKWMPYFKDCIGAIDGTHIPVSVAPTYEGRFRGRKQWPSQNVLAACDFDLRFTFVLPGWEGSASDSRVLASAISMEHGIVCLAGRYYLADAGFPLLKHFITPYRGLRYHLNDIRDRVPNSPKELFNQRHSSLRNVIERTFGVLKKRFGILCARPTYSYERQIDIVLACCMVHNHIRRVMPDDNLLDEVDADLSRETIEDDDPIDTPSSRAEEGREGKRIRNEITYLLWNDYQLQHRRRYIFMM comes from the exons ATGATGGCATGTGCATTGGCAGCTACCATGACTATTATTGCTGAACTTGCTACCATGGGTCCCCATTTTGAGAAATACTATGAAAAAGAACCCCTTAGGAATTTGTATTTGAAAGTCAGAAACTTTAAGGATAATGTGATAGTAGGCCAAAGTTGTATAGACATGCTTCGAATGACAGATAATTGCTTTCATCGGTTCGTTCATATTTTTAGAGGAACTGGTAGATTAAATGACACCAAGCATTGCAACGTAGAAGAACAAATAGCTATGTTCTTGCACATTTTGGGACACAATGAGAGAAACCGAGCCATTGTGCACACCTATGAGCGATCCGGTGAGACTGTAAGTCGGTATTTTCAATTAGTGCTCGATGAACTTCTTGACATGCAAGATCTTTTTATTCGTCCAGCAAAGAATGAAACACCAATCTATATTACAAGCAACAACAAATGGATGCCTTACTTCAAG GATTGTATTGGAGCTATTGATGGAACTCATATCCCAGTATCAGTTGCCCCTACATATGAGGGTAGGTTTAGGGGACGAAAGCAATGGCCATCGCAAAATGTATTGGCTGCATGTGATTTTGATTTGCGATTCACATTTGTACTACCTGGATGGGAGGGTTCTGCTTCAGATTCTAGAGTATTAGCATCAGCTATTTCTATGGAGCATGGGATTGTTTGCCTTGCAG GGAGATATTATCTTGCAGATGCTGGTTTTCCTCTTCTTAAGCATTTCATTACTCCATATCGTGGGTTACGATATCATCTAAATGATATTAGAGATCGAGTACCTAATTCACCAAAAGAGTTATTCAATCAAAGGCACTCATCATTACGGAATGTCATTGAACGGACATTTGGTGTTCTAAAGAAGCGTTTTGGCATATTATGCGCAAGGCCAACATACTCATATGAGAGGCAGATTGACATTGTTTTGGCTTGTTGTATGGTGCATAATCACATTAGGAGAGTGATGCCAGATGATAATCTATTGGATGAAGTGGATGCTGATTTGAGTAGGGAAACTATTGAAGATGATGATCCTATTGACACACCATCTAGCAGAGCAGAAGAGGGTCGTGAGGGCAAAAGGATAAGAAATGAAATTACATACCTCTTGTGGAATGACTATCAACTTCAACATCGTCGTCGATATATCTTTATGATGTGA
- the LOC122069673 gene encoding uncharacterized protein LOC122069673 — protein sequence MADFDDPKEGKNVHWSPAMDRCLIETLLQQVQEGNRCPNGFKPAAYTAAVNALNQQFSSRLMRQHIINRLKTLKTTHRKVIELIGRSGIGWNDQAKMLDVSEEQWKDFILRNPDMDKRLNKKRFELFDEMCEVFGSDHATGEWARSRRRSRGTSEERVLVDDLNSPPNTDLFGEGDYMMEDVPSNGRGSQPTLNHTGNSQSNNGGASSTSTSSDRPTNEKKRKRVGSVFVQEIRNMGQDVREMAQALKCAALAFQQTAANTVVDPSVVLASIQQVEGLSKEEITMAFDYLSENEKKAKAFLALPPRMRL from the exons ATGGCTGATTTTGATGATCCAAAGGAAGGGAAGAATGTGCACTGGTCACCAGCTATGGACCGTTgtttgattgaaacattacTTCAACAAGTTCAAGAGGGGAATAGATGCCCCAATGGATTTAAACCCGCTGCATACACTGCGGCTGTGAATGCATTGAACCAACAATTCTCTTCCCGTCTTATGCGCCAACATATCATCAATCGCCTCAAAACTCTGAAGACCACGCACAGAAAAGTAATAGAGTTAATTGGTCGAAGTGGAATTGGATGGAATGATCAAGCCAAGATGTTGGATGTCAGTGAAGAGCAGTGGAAAGACTTTATATTG AGAAATCCAGACATGGACAAGAGGCTTAACAAGAAGAGATTTGAGTTGTTTGACGAGATGTGTGAGGTATTTGGATCAGATCATGCAACTGGAGAATGGGCGAGATCAAGGAGACGCTCAAGGGGTACTTCTGAGGAGAGAGTACTTGTGGATGATCTCAATTCACCTCCAAACACTGACTTGTTTGGGGAGGGGGATTATATGATGGAAGACGTTCCAAGTAATGGGAGAGGATCACAACCTACATTGAATCACACAGGAAATTCTCAATCAAACAATGGAGGAGCGAGTTCAACTTCAACATCATCTGATCGACCTacaaatgagaagaaaaggaagagggttGGAAGCGTATTTGTTCAAGAAATTAGAAATATGGGACAAGATGTTAGAGAGATGGCTCAAGCGTTGAAGTGTGCTGCACTTGCATTCCAGCAAACCGCTGCTAATACAGTTGTGGATCCATCAGTTGTATTAGCTTCTATTCAACAGGTGGAGGGCTTATCTAAAGAAGAAATAACTATGGCATTTGATTATCTCTCTGAAAACGAGAAGAAAGCTAAGGCATTTCTTGCTCTACCTCCTAGGATGAGATTGTGA